In the genome of Verrucomicrobiia bacterium, one region contains:
- the ccsA gene encoding cytochrome c biogenesis protein CcsA — protein sequence MKKFLPWLVVGVFAAWVLAGLLPSTEKTFHTREFGQLPVLRDGRIQPLDSVARNSLRQLRNRQSVLLENGKSMSATAWLMETLMKPEAADDLKVFRIDNDEVKSLLKLPVGEKYFSFNQLRPNYNELSKEGQRIDQIDSKHRTAFENQTIKLYSATMLYQRLKVSLKPAGTDDFAAELKDYEAAIGPGAAAVSAQQQGKSYDTNAFDTIVGFLSDYNRAAQFATGLFVPPTNPAHTHQDWKTMGAVLMDAVRGEPLPPAVGAYAAMVSSYRHNQPVEFNQALAKYRLWLDEKMPAEVRKGRQEYAFNFFDPFYKATVIYVVALLAALAFWFTWGEWLRKSAFNLVVLAWVLHTIGLAARMYLERRPPVTNLYSSAVFIGWGSVILGMVLERIYRDGIGCVVAAIVGFVTQVIALNLAINGDTMEMMRAVLDSNFWLATHVVTVTLGYSAMFVAGLLAIIYVIRGVFTSSLKRATADGLSRMIYGIVCFATLFSFVGTVLGGIWADQSWGRFWGWDPKENGALLIVIWCAVILHARWGGLVRERGVAVLAILGNIITSWSWFGVNMLGVGLHSYGFMDSAFKWLVLFVASQLALVAVGLVPLKMWKSFQEEADDAPLPTPAPAK from the coding sequence ATGAAGAAGTTTCTGCCCTGGCTTGTCGTCGGTGTGTTCGCCGCCTGGGTGCTGGCCGGCCTGCTTCCGTCCACGGAAAAGACGTTCCACACCCGTGAATTCGGACAGTTGCCCGTGTTGCGCGACGGGCGCATCCAGCCGCTTGACTCCGTCGCCCGCAACTCGCTCCGCCAGCTGCGCAACCGGCAGTCCGTTCTGCTGGAGAACGGCAAGTCGATGTCTGCCACCGCCTGGTTGATGGAAACGCTGATGAAACCGGAGGCGGCGGACGACCTGAAGGTTTTCCGCATCGACAATGACGAGGTGAAGAGCCTGCTCAAGCTGCCGGTGGGCGAGAAATATTTTTCCTTCAACCAGCTTCGGCCCAATTACAATGAGCTTTCCAAGGAAGGGCAGCGCATTGACCAGATTGACTCCAAGCACCGGACGGCGTTCGAGAACCAGACGATCAAGCTCTACTCGGCGACGATGCTGTATCAGCGCCTGAAGGTATCCCTGAAGCCCGCCGGCACGGACGACTTCGCGGCGGAGTTGAAGGATTACGAGGCGGCCATTGGGCCGGGCGCGGCGGCGGTGAGCGCGCAGCAGCAGGGCAAGAGTTACGACACCAACGCTTTTGACACGATTGTGGGCTTCCTTTCGGACTACAACCGCGCGGCGCAATTTGCCACGGGGCTGTTTGTGCCGCCGACCAATCCGGCGCACACGCATCAGGACTGGAAGACCATGGGGGCGGTGTTGATGGATGCGGTGCGTGGCGAACCACTGCCGCCGGCCGTCGGCGCCTACGCGGCCATGGTTTCCTCGTATCGCCACAACCAGCCGGTCGAATTCAACCAGGCGCTGGCCAAGTATCGCCTCTGGCTGGATGAAAAAATGCCCGCCGAAGTGCGGAAAGGCCGGCAGGAGTATGCCTTCAACTTTTTTGATCCTTTCTACAAGGCCACGGTGATTTATGTGGTGGCGCTGCTCGCGGCGCTGGCCTTCTGGTTTACGTGGGGGGAATGGCTGCGCAAATCGGCCTTCAACCTGGTGGTGCTCGCGTGGGTGCTGCATACGATCGGTCTGGCGGCGCGCATGTATCTGGAGCGGCGTCCGCCTGTGACCAACCTCTATTCCTCGGCGGTGTTCATCGGCTGGGGTTCGGTCATTTTGGGCATGGTGCTGGAACGGATATACCGCGACGGCATCGGTTGCGTGGTCGCAGCCATCGTGGGGTTCGTCACGCAGGTCATCGCGTTGAACCTGGCCATCAACGGCGACACCATGGAAATGATGCGCGCCGTGCTCGACAGCAATTTCTGGCTGGCGACGCACGTGGTGACGGTAACGCTGGGCTATTCGGCGATGTTTGTGGCGGGTCTGCTGGCCATCATCTACGTCATTCGCGGCGTGTTCACCTCGTCTTTGAAGCGCGCCACGGCGGACGGGCTTTCGCGCATGATTTACGGGATTGTCTGCTTTGCCACGCTGTTCAGTTTCGTGGGCACCGTGCTGGGCGGCATCTGGGCGGATCAATCTTGGGGCCGGTTCTGGGGCTGGGATCCGAAGGAGAACGGCGCGTTGCTCATCGTCATCTGGTGCGCGGTCATATTGCACGCGCGTTGGGGCGGCCTGGTGCGGGAACGCGGTGTGGCCGTGCTTGCGATCCTCGGCAACATCATCACGAGCTGGTCATGGTTCGGGGTGAACATGCTCGGCGTCGGCCTGCACTCCTACGGGTTCATGGACTCGGCTTTCAAATGGCTCGTCTTGTTCGTCGCCAGCCAGCTGGCCTTGGTGGCCGTGGGGCTGGTGCCACTGAAAATGTGGAAGAGTTTCCAGGAGGAAGCGGACGACGCGCCCTTGCCGACACCCGCGCCAGCCAAGTAA
- a CDS encoding thioesterase family protein encodes MKTKPHSGLSGQRSFRVEAQHLIDFAGDDMPAVLSTPWLIKWLEQTARETLAPLLEDGEASVGSEVDLRHLAPTPLGSIVTCVARVISAEGRQVTFQVEAADERELIARGVHQRAVISKSHFLRRVNAKRTA; translated from the coding sequence ATGAAGACGAAGCCGCACTCCGGTTTGTCAGGCCAACGGTCCTTCCGCGTCGAAGCGCAACATCTGATCGACTTCGCGGGCGATGACATGCCGGCCGTGCTCTCCACTCCGTGGCTGATCAAATGGCTTGAACAAACCGCCCGCGAAACGCTGGCGCCGTTGCTGGAAGACGGCGAGGCGTCCGTCGGCAGCGAAGTGGATCTCCGGCACCTGGCGCCAACCCCTTTGGGGAGTATTGTGACGTGCGTGGCCCGGGTGATTTCGGCCGAAGGCCGACAGGTGACCTTCCAGGTTGAGGCGGCGGACGAGCGGGAATTGATCGCCCGGGGAGTTCACCAGCGCGCCGTTATTTCCAAGTCCCACTTTCTCCGCCGGGTTAACGCCAAACGCACGGCCTGA
- a CDS encoding transglutaminase-like domain-containing protein: MKTSSQSNTRPLEERERAALLKLLGDDDPEVFNAVQERILAQGPAVCEWLRPHRLSSDPSLRRNARRIIQHFERRTADHEFLSFCLRSGEKLDIETGSLLLARTTYPDVNAEAYHALLDDFAAGIRPRLASDLSPREQLARINDHLFNELGFRGNEENYFDPRNSHLNQVLDRRTGNPISLSIVYLLIARRLQLPVSGIGLPGHFVCRYQSSADSVYIDAFNRGRLLTKADCVQYLLQSAFGLNEQFLTPMSARRMLMRVCGNLHRAYLQRDDNDEANRMQGYLVALSGQTLDQV; encoded by the coding sequence ATGAAAACCTCCTCCCAAAGCAACACCCGACCGCTTGAGGAACGGGAGCGTGCCGCGCTGTTGAAACTGCTGGGTGATGACGACCCGGAAGTGTTCAACGCGGTGCAGGAACGAATCCTGGCGCAAGGCCCCGCCGTCTGCGAATGGCTGCGGCCGCACCGGTTGAGCAGTGATCCGTCCCTGCGGCGCAACGCCCGGCGCATCATCCAGCACTTTGAACGGCGCACCGCCGACCATGAGTTTTTGTCGTTCTGCCTGCGTTCGGGTGAAAAGCTGGACATCGAAACCGGCAGTCTGCTGCTGGCCCGCACGACCTATCCAGACGTCAATGCCGAGGCCTACCATGCCCTGCTCGATGATTTTGCGGCGGGCATCCGGCCGCGGCTCGCATCGGACCTGTCGCCCCGCGAACAACTGGCGCGCATCAACGACCACCTCTTCAACGAACTGGGATTTCGGGGCAACGAAGAAAACTATTTCGACCCACGGAACAGCCACCTGAACCAGGTGCTCGACCGGCGCACCGGAAACCCCATCAGCCTTTCCATCGTTTACCTGCTCATCGCCCGGCGGCTGCAACTGCCAGTCAGTGGCATCGGCCTGCCCGGGCACTTCGTCTGCCGCTACCAGTCCAGCGCCGATTCCGTTTACATCGATGCGTTCAATCGCGGACGGTTGCTGACCAAGGCCGACTGTGTGCAATACCTGCTGCAATCCGCCTTCGGCCTGAATGAGCAATTCCTCACGCCAATGTCCGCCCGCCGCATGTTGATGCGCGTCTGTGGCAACCTGCACCGCGCCTATCTGCAACGGGATGACAACGACGAAGCCAATCGGATGCAGGGCTATCTGGTGGCGCTGTCCGGCCAGACGCTGGATCAAGTTTGA